Genomic window (Desulforapulum autotrophicum HRM2):
TGAACCTGTTCACCAAATTTTTACTGGATAGGCCATTTCCCCAAAAAAAGATTCGTATCCGGCCGGATAATGCCAAGGGCTTTTTAAATCTTAAGCGCCCCATCAACGACTTGAATTTGAAACATTCCACCCCGAACGGGTTTTATATGGAACCTGATTTCTCAAGGATCCATGCTCCCAAGGATAAGGCTCACCTGGAATCATCCCACCGCAGCCTTCATAATTTTGAAATCCGAATCATCAAGGCGTTTGAAAAAAGGATCGTAAAGACAGAGCCCGGGTACATCTTCAAAAAAGGAAAACAAGAAAAAATCACCGTTACCCTCCTTGATATAAATTTGGATGAGTTAAAAACAAGCTCACTTATGGAGAAATATCGCCATGAACACAACTGTACACGCCACTATTTCTCTGAAAAAGGAAAAGTCAGTGCCTGGGTGCCGGATAAAAAGCTCACAGACTTTTTTAAAACATTTACCAGCACACTGACCTTTTGTACTGATCAGGTCAAGGAGCACATGAAATATGGATTTAGAAAAACAAAAGCCACGGTATCAAAGCAGAAGACCATCAGATTTGAAAATCAGGATTACTATGTGACCATGGGTGTAGACAAGTTCAGCTCCCATAAAAGTACACCCGTTCAGATATCCAGATACAATGACAAGCTTTTCCTTTTTGAGCCCAGGGAGGATGGTATTTTTTGGGGAGAAGCCCTTGCCCGAAAGCCCTTTGAAAAGCCGTTAAAAGTATTGACCATATTGCCGGACAAAAATGAGCTGGATCAGATCATCGCCTTTTTGGAGCACAACAGCATGGTCGTCGATCGGCCCCTCCTGATTAAAAATTATAAAAAAGGTCTTTCCATGCCCATGGCAAAGCAAATCCTTCAGCATAACCAGAAAAGATACACCACCTATATAAAAAAGATGCAGCAACCCACGAATATAAAAGGGGCAGTGCTGTTCAATGCTTTTATTCTCGATTGTGAAAGCCATTATCGAAGAATCCATGTGGCACCGTATGCGTTTTCTGGAGAAATATGACATGAAACGAAAAGAAGATTTTATAAATGACAAACGCCGCATTTCTTATCTGGGGGCCACATATAACCGAATCTATCGTAGGCAGAGCGTCTTGATCGAGGGTGATTATGGCGTGGGTAAAACCCGTTTCTTGAAATTGCTGCAACCGAAAAAACTTCATGCCGTCTGGGTGGAGTCACTGTTCAACATACATGAAACCCTGGCATCGATTTTAAAGAAGCTAAATTACGACACAATCGCCACCTACCGGCGAACCCCTCAATATTTGGAAATGATATGCAGTCTGTCCAACTGCTTTATTTTAATCGACGAGGCAAACGATCTTGATCCCCGGGTCTGGCCCTACCTCAAAAGGGTTATCGATGCCGGTGTTCCCATTGTATTTGCAGGATTACCAAAGGTGAGGACCTTTTTAACCCGCGAGCATCCAGACATCCTCAGCCGCTTGAAAACGCTTATTCTATACCCGATTGTGGTAGAAGATTTCATTGTCGAGTACAAGGATATTGAACAGGAGGCCATTGAACAGATTTATATGACGACCAAAGGCGATATGAGAAAATTCAGAGAAATTTGTACAGACTGCAGGGACAGAGCAAAGGAGTTGAAATACACCTTTGTTGACATCAATCTTGCCTTGGAATTTCTCTCTGATCTTCCTCCTCAATAACGAACATAAGGCACATGGAAAAATTTCACCAAGAAATAATGTGAGGCCAGAAAGGACTGATTTTGCTGTTCTAAAACTTTAGATCGTCCAGATTAGATACCTCGGACAAGATAATTAAATCAGGATAGACCATTACGCTTTTTTAGCGAATGGTCTATTTTTGTTTACAACTTCTCAAACTTCATTGACTGATTTTTGAAATACACATTCCGTGCAACACTGCTATAAAATAGCATTAACCTACTGTAAAAAATGATGTTTATTTGAAGCGTTAGAGTATTTTGCGAAAACACGATTAGGGCCAATGCTATGCAAGTAGCTGATTATAAATGTTATTGAGGCCTTTTTTATAAAAACAGGGCAGATAAAAAGCGTTAGAGTATTTGCATCTTATCAATAATCAAACAACTCAAGGGTCGCAAATTCAAACTCGACTGTGGGCATCACATTACATTCGGCCACTTTCTCGGGAATGACATCACCATCAGAAACGGCACAAATCCCACCATAATCTGCTCCCAGTGCGGCTATTAGAAACAAACCCTTCCCATCAACAAATCCATCTTAAATCAACGAAAAACAGCCCTGAAAGCCATACGCAGGGCAAAGGAGAAAGCCATGAACAAGAATATCCAGCAGGTACTTGATTCAATCCTGGAAGCAAGTCCAAGGATAAAGGAGATAAAAAAAATGATTGAAATCTGTGAATTTTGTGGCAAGACTTACAAAAAGAATCTCACACCTGACGCTTATCTGGGGGACAACTGCTTTGATTGTTCCTTCTGGCTGAAAAAGACATGCTTAAAACCAGCAGATGAGGCCAGGAAAGCTATCATCGATGGCAAGCATTACATGATAGGGGGCGAAGGATATCTTTTCAGGGGGAATGGAGGAAAAGAATTCCACATCTTGTTTAATGACGGTAGAGAGGTGAGGACCATGAACCTATGGGAACAAGGAGAAATACCGGAAGAGTTCAGGGGATTGATTCCGGATAATGCCAAGTTTGTACCGGTTGAAAAGCCTGAGCCGATAACCTTTGATGATTTTGAGATACCATTTTAACGAGGAGGTAAAATTATGTTCCCTGATTTTGACGGTTTTGATGTGGAAGACTGGATAATTATTGGCCCACTGTCAGAAGAGTTGGAAGAGGAAGAGCAGGAACGACGGCGACAGCAAAGGGAAGATGACCTGGACCTGGATGATGAAGAGCCGTGGTAGTAGTAATGGTAATGGTAGTGGTAGTGTAGTGGTAGTGGTAGTGGTATATGGTAATAAAAGTGATAGAGTAGTGTCTATCCCGTAGCACCAACACCCGTAGTCTTCAACCCAGTAGCACCTGTCCCATAGCACCAACACCCGTAGTCCTCATCCCAGCAGTATCTATCCAATAGCACCAACACCCGTGGTTCTCATCCCAAGCAGTGTCTATCCCGTAGCACCAACACCCGTAGCAACCATCAAGCCTATTGCCCATCTCGTAGCACCCGTCAATTCCAGTACCCATAAAACACCAGACCCTTCGTGGCAGCATTACTCCAACGCAGTTCAAATCCAGCAGTCCGGTATCCCCGTAGTCCCAAATGTAAAGTCAGCAATCGTCCTCATAGCATCTCATCCCTGTGGTTTTATTTTATAGACACCAGTCAGGTAAGGGTTCGTCTTATATCCTTTGCTTATGCAATTGTTTATTCTATTGGGGTGGTTTATGGGGCATCTATTTTTGCATCAGGAACAGACATTTCAGCCGCCGGGGGAATTTTCCACGCGGACTGCGGGAGGAGCAGCATTGGTATAGCCATGGCAGGATTCTTTGCCCCACGAAATTCACTGGCCGGGGGCCATTAAACTGAATCATGAAACAGGGGCATAGCAGTAGAGTAGTATTATCCCGTAGTATCCACCTCAGCAGCACCACACTGCTGTTCAATGGAATCCCAGTACTGCCTCTTTGTGTACCTGTATGCTCCGGCACTTCTCATGACTATTGCTGGTTCAATCGTGTTGGGTCTGTGAGGGATGGGTTCTACATTTACAATACTACTTTATGCTATGCTACATGGCCATTTGACAGGGGAATATTGCCTTTAGCCCCCGGCCTGAAATTAGTAGGCCGGGAGGTGGCAGTGTTTTTCGGTGGCTCAATAGAACCTGTTCACATCAACAAGGGTCAAATTTACGATTGATATCATTGAAAAATTACGATCTATTAAAGATTCAGGATAGGATAATTATCATTGACTCCAATCAGCAGGAGAAGGGATTGGTTTTGGTCTCCCTATGAGTTCCAAATTCCAGTCAGCCCCTTGGTGATAGCTCTGAAGTAATCCTATATTGAATTACAATCAGGGGATTTTTCATATCGGAATACCGCCTGTGTTTCTCTTGATCACTCATTATTTGATCGTTTTAGGGTTTGGGCCAGAGACGTCACGGCTTTTTTTAAGACTGCTGGTATTTGGGGAAAATCAACATTCTGACTGGAAGCAGCTTTTCTATCATAGCAGTGACAGCACATTTCTGGCATTTTCAGCCCCATCAAAATCTGCCTGGAGTTCCAGGGCTTTTTTCAAAGCGGCTTCAGCCTTCAGATAGTCTCCCTTTTTATAGGATGCAAGGCCAAAATGATATTGATAAACAGGGTTGTCCGGTGATTGTTCAACACAGACTTTAAATTCTGCAAGTGCACTATCATAAATCCTTTTTTTATAGTATACCCAGCCCAAAGTATCCATTATTGCCGTTGAATCGTTAGCCTTTTCTTTTGCATTACGGGCAAGTTGGAGGGCCGTATTAAGGTTTTTATCATGCTCTGCGTAATAAAAAGCAAGATTGTTCATGGCCGGAAGAAACTGATGATTAATTTCCAACGCTTTTTTATAATGATTTTCAGCCAAATCATATTGCTGCCTACCTTCATAAAGCTGTCCCAGAAGGTTATGACTGGATGCATGACCGGGATTTTCCCCGATCAATGCCTCATATTGCTCGATTGAATCATTTATCTTTCCCTGGGCCTTGTACATGGCAGCCAGTGCTGTGTAAGATGGGATGTATGCTGGATTTTCTTTTATAGCTTTCTTATAGGCTTCCTCAGCGAGGTCGGTTTTGTTGTTTGATTGATAGAGTTGCCCCAGGATAGTATGAACAATTGATTTATGTATGGCCGCATCTAATTTCTTCAGATGGGATAGACACGTTTTAATTGCAATGGCGTCTTGTTGATCTGTAACATAAATCGAGATAATCTGACCAAACGCATCCATCCGGCCTGGATTGATCTCAAGAATTGTATTAAAATATTGAAGCGCTTCAATTTTTTCCTTTTGTAGCTTTCTTAAAACACCCATGCGATAGTATGCAGAGGGATTGTCCGGTGCAAGTGTTATCAATTTTGTAAAAATGGTTTCGGCTTCCGGCTCATGCTTTTGCGCCATGTGGATATTTCCCAGCAGCAGATGTGCCGGATAATGGTTCGGCAGGGCGTTGATAATTTTTTCCGTTTCAGTCTTGGCGCTGAAAAAATCCATATCGCGAAAATAAATCTGCGCTCTTAAAAACCTGGCCTGATGAAAAGAAGGTTTCCGTTCAAGCGCTTTTGACAAATAGGGCAGTGCTCTTTCTATCTTTCCGGTTTCAAACATTGCCGTTCCCAAAAGAAAATTTATATCCGATGAATCAGGCTCTTCGTTCAAAAGGCTCTGGAAAATTTCAATGGCCGGTTTAAATTCTTTTTTCGATATCAGTATTTTGCCCTTGACCGTCAGGGCCGTTAGGAATTTCGGCCGATCTTTCAACACCTCATCAATAATTTTTTCTGCCTGTTCGTTCTTGTTATGGGCGAACAGAAATTCAGAATAAGCCATTTTTGCTTCAAAATTTTCAGGATCGATCAAGAGGGCCTTCCGGATAAACTTTTCAGCCTGGGAATTTTTTCCGATATGCGTATAAAACCTGGCAAGCATCAGATGGGCGTTCAAATTTTCAGGATCTTTTTCAATGGCCGAAAGAAATGCCTGTTCTGCCTTGCGATTTTCTTTCCTGCCCGAATAGAATTTGCCCAGCATAAGATAGGCCTCAGGGTCTTCCGGATTTTTATCCCGGATGATTTTCAGCATGCCTTCCGCAGATTCAAGGTCGTTTTTGTCAACATACAAAAGATATAAGGATTTTTGCAGCGCCATGTTATCTGGATCAAAGTCAATGGCTGTCTTTAATGCCTTTTGGGCAGCATCCCATTTTTTTTCTGCAATATAAATTTTAGACAGAACTAGAAGAGCCGGGATTTGTCTGGAGTCGATGTCTAAAATTTTTTCATACAATAATTTTGTGTGCTCAATGCCTTTATTTTGCCTGGCAAGTATCCCGGCCTGCAGATATAACGCTTCAATGTTATCAGTATCCGTTTCAAGTACAAAATCCACCCGTTTCTGAGTTTCAGTGACCTGCCCTGCCAGAAGGGTTATGGATGCAAGGCGAAGCTTGGCTTCAATATTTTCCGGGTCAACTTCTTCAAGCCTTAAATACGTTCTGAAAATTTCTTTTGGATCACCTATTCTTGAAACAGCTTTTCCTAAAAGTCTGTGCGCCTTCACAGATTTTGGATCCAGCTGGATAGCGTTCAGATATTGAATTTTTGCCTTTCCATATTCGCCTTCCTGGAAATAGGCATTTCCCTCTGAAAGGTAATTTTCTATCTTTTGAGAATCAGATGTACAGCCTGAAAACACAAAAAAAATCAAAAAGACCATGATGCCCAATTTAAAAATCTGACGATCCATGTTTCCCTCCTGAAAATAATCGGTTCATCATTCTAACTTGCAACAGCCTACTTTTTCAATGGTCTTTTGATATTTAGAAAATTCTGCCAATAAAAAAAGGGCAGGATGTTACATCCTGTCCTTTTTAAATATCCGTTTACGAATCGAAATTATACTTTTTTTCTGCTGAATCCGGCAAGGCCGATCAGGCCAACCCCGAAAAGAAGCATTGTGGCCGGTTCCGGAACGGTTGCACCAGTACCACCGCCTGCTGCAGTACAGATAATTGCTTCAAGATCAGCTTCAACGGTGCTGGCTGATCCGGATACGCTAGTTGCAGTAGAAACAAAAGTCCCACCGGTGGCACCAAATGTATACCCTCCCCCTGTTCCGCCAATGGCCATCGCTTGGAACACGTCATCACGATTGGGTGCATCCGAAGCATAAGAGGCCCAAGGTGTTCCAACCATTGAGAAAATCATGACACCGGCACCAATCGCAGCCTGGTTAGCTGAATAAGCGGCAGCCCAATCATTCTGTTCTATCGGATATCCATCTTCGGTCCCTTCATCACCAATTGTGACAATCGCTTTATAATAATCCTGCCCAGCTGCTGCACCACCAACCATCCATGAAGAAGCATAAGCAGAACTTAAAAGA
Coding sequences:
- a CDS encoding integrase translates to MDTDNLKVIPTLTLDDRFNLLLHKKIMNKKGSAKRASKKYYKDQYQKTGIIPGPLLLVEKKVMEGRKCSGRPRSFSEQVRRRFIEMVKESCDPSSQRFIFITHKARTIKNYHHWLEKEFKKRISIHALRHCVYRENLKSYLNKPDFEDDIPVKNSFKPEPVFDLIQMDGCIFRYFKIRNDKGHWQKPQVIEFYDTGSRYMFVLDAYFSESSWNSVNLFTKFLLDRPFPQKKIRIRPDNAKGFLNLKRPINDLNLKHSTPNGFYMEPDFSRIHAPKDKAHLESSHRSLHNFEIRIIKAFEKRIVKTEPGYIFKKGKQEKITVTLLDINLDELKTSSLMEKYRHEHNCTRHYFSEKGKVSAWVPDKKLTDFFKTFTSTLTFCTDQVKEHMKYGFRKTKATVSKQKTIRFENQDYYVTMGVDKFSSHKSTPVQISRYNDKLFLFEPREDGIFWGEALARKPFEKPLKVLTILPDKNELDQIIAFLEHNSMVVDRPLLIKNYKKGLSMPMAKQILQHNQKRYTTYIKKMQQPTNIKGAVLFNAFILDCESHYRRIHVAPYAFSGEI
- a CDS encoding ATP-binding protein, translating into MKRKEDFINDKRRISYLGATYNRIYRRQSVLIEGDYGVGKTRFLKLLQPKKLHAVWVESLFNIHETLASILKKLNYDTIATYRRTPQYLEMICSLSNCFILIDEANDLDPRVWPYLKRVIDAGVPIVFAGLPKVRTFLTREHPDILSRLKTLILYPIVVEDFIVEYKDIEQEAIEQIYMTTKGDMRKFREICTDCRDRAKELKYTFVDINLALEFLSDLPPQ
- a CDS encoding tetratricopeptide repeat protein, producing the protein MDRQIFKLGIMVFLIFFVFSGCTSDSQKIENYLSEGNAYFQEGEYGKAKIQYLNAIQLDPKSVKAHRLLGKAVSRIGDPKEIFRTYLRLEEVDPENIEAKLRLASITLLAGQVTETQKRVDFVLETDTDNIEALYLQAGILARQNKGIEHTKLLYEKILDIDSRQIPALLVLSKIYIAEKKWDAAQKALKTAIDFDPDNMALQKSLYLLYVDKNDLESAEGMLKIIRDKNPEDPEAYLMLGKFYSGRKENRKAEQAFLSAIEKDPENLNAHLMLARFYTHIGKNSQAEKFIRKALLIDPENFEAKMAYSEFLFAHNKNEQAEKIIDEVLKDRPKFLTALTVKGKILISKKEFKPAIEIFQSLLNEEPDSSDINFLLGTAMFETGKIERALPYLSKALERKPSFHQARFLRAQIYFRDMDFFSAKTETEKIINALPNHYPAHLLLGNIHMAQKHEPEAETIFTKLITLAPDNPSAYYRMGVLRKLQKEKIEALQYFNTILEINPGRMDAFGQIISIYVTDQQDAIAIKTCLSHLKKLDAAIHKSIVHTILGQLYQSNNKTDLAEEAYKKAIKENPAYIPSYTALAAMYKAQGKINDSIEQYEALIGENPGHASSHNLLGQLYEGRQQYDLAENHYKKALEINHQFLPAMNNLAFYYAEHDKNLNTALQLARNAKEKANDSTAIMDTLGWVYYKKRIYDSALAEFKVCVEQSPDNPVYQYHFGLASYKKGDYLKAEAALKKALELQADFDGAENARNVLSLL
- a CDS encoding PEP-CTERM sorting domain-containing protein; its protein translation is MKRFLLVLATLIAFSGFAMNASAAYLTGGDATDKDSADVILDIAFAIDTSSSMNDEASEISTAMNNLVTNLACPDCDVWIQATFYGINGSYTGLFDQVLNGSAVNHDEDNAPAVNDLLSSAYASSWMVGGAAAGQDYYKAIVTIGDEGTEDGYPIEQNDWAAAYSANQAAIGAGVMIFSMVGTPWASYASDAPNRDDVFQAMAIGGTGGGYTFGATGGTFVSTATSVSGSASTVEADLEAIICTAAGGGTGATVPEPATMLLFGVGLIGLAGFSRKKV